In Patescibacteria group bacterium, a single window of DNA contains:
- a CDS encoding penicillin-binding transpeptidase domain-containing protein, with translation MNTLDDSPNPGWLSWFLKGLLVLVAVILFARLGELQIIKGDYYRTLSDDNRIRRIPILAPRGQILGSDGTPIVGNTPIQEKIIFTTNGFEKSLDTTDTSAINSITESKRDYYLGPDAAHLTGYLSEVDADEVNKVDPNCPDKGPRITNSYVGVSGLEQEYDCTLRGIDGEELIEVDAAGNPVRVLGIKNPVPGSDIKTTINVGLQQKVADTVNNLKINTSEGENLPVGRKGSIVITNGQGAVLAMYSFPSFDPNDFINSNSKKLSSYFTDPNLPLFNRSLDGLYHPGSTFKIVTSTAALEENKIDTNFTYDDVGYVELNGYKYDNWYWDEYGKTEGPINIVRAIARSTDTFFYKVGEMVGIDDLSSWAKKFGLDKPSGIDLPNEATGIIPSPAWKRQFNGEKWFLGDTYNVSIGQGDVNLTPVASNILASVVANDGQICKPYVNASVGKSCYSLNLNPNTLSTIKEGMIDACSTGGTGFPFFPWNSPDVTGSAQVSGPQVTVACKTGTAETGDQNLTHAWFAAFAPADNPKIVIDVIVEKAGQGSEVAAPIAKEILGYYFGKK, from the coding sequence ATGAATACTCTTGATGATTCTCCAAATCCTGGTTGGCTTTCCTGGTTTTTAAAAGGTTTACTTGTTTTAGTTGCAGTGATTTTATTTGCTCGCTTAGGCGAACTTCAAATTATAAAAGGTGATTATTATAGAACATTATCTGATGACAATCGTATTCGCCGTATTCCAATTCTCGCTCCTCGTGGGCAAATACTCGGAAGCGATGGTACTCCAATTGTTGGTAACACTCCCATCCAGGAAAAAATTATATTTACGACAAATGGTTTTGAAAAAAGTTTGGACACAACTGATACAAGTGCAATTAATAGTATTACAGAAAGTAAACGGGATTATTATTTAGGCCCTGACGCTGCGCATTTAACTGGTTATTTAAGCGAAGTTGACGCTGATGAAGTTAATAAAGTCGATCCAAATTGCCCTGATAAAGGCCCAAGAATTACAAATAGTTATGTTGGCGTAAGCGGACTTGAACAGGAATATGATTGTACTCTTCGCGGAATTGATGGCGAAGAGTTAATTGAAGTTGATGCGGCTGGAAATCCTGTTCGAGTTTTAGGAATTAAAAATCCAGTTCCGGGAAGTGATATTAAAACTACAATTAATGTCGGGTTACAGCAAAAAGTTGCTGATACCGTAAATAATTTAAAAATAAACACCTCAGAAGGAGAAAATCTTCCTGTAGGCCGCAAAGGTTCTATTGTTATTACTAATGGCCAGGGCGCGGTTCTTGCAATGTATTCTTTCCCCAGTTTTGATCCAAATGATTTCATAAACAGTAATTCAAAAAAACTAAGTAGTTATTTTACTGATCCAAATCTTCCACTTTTCAATAGAAGCCTTGATGGTCTTTATCATCCAGGTTCCACATTTAAAATTGTTACTTCAACTGCAGCTCTTGAAGAAAATAAAATTGACACGAATTTTACATATGATGATGTTGGATATGTTGAATTAAATGGCTATAAATACGACAACTGGTATTGGGATGAATATGGAAAAACAGAAGGTCCAATAAATATTGTTCGTGCAATAGCAAGGTCTACAGATACTTTCTTTTATAAAGTCGGGGAAATGGTTGGTATTGACGATTTGTCTTCATGGGCCAAAAAATTCGGGCTTGATAAACCTTCAGGAATTGATTTGCCAAATGAAGCGACAGGAATCATCCCGTCTCCTGCGTGGAAACGGCAATTCAACGGCGAAAAATGGTTTTTGGGAGATACCTATAACGTTTCAATTGGCCAGGGAGATGTAAATCTTACTCCAGTTGCATCAAATATTTTGGCATCAGTCGTTGCAAACGACGGGCAGATTTGTAAGCCTTATGTAAACGCCTCAGTTGGAAAAAGTTGTTACAGTCTAAATTTAAATCCAAATACTTTATCAACAATTAAAGAAGGAATGATTGATGCCTGCTCAACAGGCGGAACAGGTTTTCCATTTTTCCCTTGGAATAGTCCAGATGTCACAGGTTCTGCACAAGTTTCTGGCCCTCAAGTGACTGTTGCCTGTAAAACAGGAACTGCAGAAACAGGAGATCAAAATCTTACCCATGCCTGGTTTGCCGCTTTTGCTCCAGCAGATAATCCAAAAATTGTTATTGATGTAATAGTAGAAAAAGCAGGCCAGGGTTCAGAAGTAGCCGCTCCAATAGCAAAGGAGATTCTTGGATATTATTTTGGCAAAAAGTAA
- a CDS encoding DNA-processing protein DprA: MQLKIQDELLNVFIKGTYLPKDKNAVAVVGSRKISTRGQKLAYDFAFYLAKNKFTIVSGLALGVDTLAHSAALDADGRTIAVLAHGLDRVYPQENKKLAEKIIKHGCLLTKFKECTTPVGKNFLARNQIIAGLSRAVVVIEGEKRSGSISTANHAANLGVEVFAIPGSPATDWLIENGANIANKPEDVLDYLNGRY, translated from the coding sequence ATGCAGCTTAAAATCCAGGATGAACTTCTTAATGTTTTCATAAAAGGAACTTATTTACCAAAAGACAAAAACGCAGTTGCAGTTGTCGGCTCCCGTAAAATTAGCACTCGCGGACAAAAACTAGCATATGATTTTGCATTTTATCTAGCCAAAAATAAATTTACAATTGTCTCTGGTCTTGCCTTAGGGGTTGATACCTTGGCGCACTCTGCAGCTCTTGACGCAGATGGGAGAACAATCGCAGTTTTAGCTCATGGTTTAGACAGAGTTTACCCTCAAGAAAACAAAAAACTGGCAGAAAAAATAATTAAGCATGGATGTTTATTAACAAAATTTAAAGAGTGTACAACCCCTGTTGGCAAAAACTTTTTAGCTCGTAATCAAATCATTGCAGGTCTTTCTAGAGCCGTAGTTGTAATTGAAGGAGAAAAAAGATCAGGAAGTATTAGCACAGCAAATCACGCAGCAAATTTAGGAGTTGAAGTTTTTGCAATACCTGGAAGCCCTGCAACAGATTGGCTCATCGAAAACGGTGCAAATATTGCAAATAAACCTGAAGATGTATTAGATTATCTTAATGGCAGATATTAA
- a CDS encoding rod shape-determining protein, whose amino-acid sequence MINRILGLLSFDIGIDLGTANTLVFVKTKGIVIREPSVVARQKKTKEILSIGLSAKKMLGRAPTLIEVVRPLKDGVIADFDATESMLKFYIRKVHESGNIIPKIPRPKVIIGIPSGVTEVERRAVADAAIQAGARKVYLVEEPMAAAIGVGLPIEDPGGSFIVDIGGGTTDIALISLGGVVVGKSIRIAGDEMDEAIINYARLKYSLLLGQPTAESIKISVGSVGQTKEKFTVVRGRDLETGLPKSIKLNSEEIGEALAPTINEIVGEIRDILEEAPPELVADVMQKGIYLTGGGSQIAGFDKAIGEVTKMPVIVSDDPLSSVVKGAGKLLENEKLLTQIKVTSGIK is encoded by the coding sequence ATGATCAATCGCATTCTTGGTCTTCTTAGTTTTGATATCGGCATAGATTTAGGAACAGCAAACACTTTAGTTTTTGTAAAAACCAAGGGCATTGTTATTCGCGAGCCTTCGGTTGTAGCAAGGCAAAAAAAAACTAAAGAAATATTATCAATCGGTTTATCTGCCAAAAAAATGCTTGGCCGCGCCCCAACTCTTATTGAAGTTGTTCGCCCCTTAAAAGATGGAGTTATTGCAGATTTTGACGCAACAGAAAGCATGCTCAAGTTTTATATCAGAAAAGTTCACGAATCAGGAAATATCATTCCCAAAATCCCAAGGCCCAAAGTTATTATTGGAATCCCGTCTGGTGTTACAGAAGTTGAGCGGCGCGCTGTAGCCGATGCTGCAATTCAGGCAGGTGCCAGAAAAGTTTATTTAGTTGAAGAGCCAATGGCCGCAGCAATTGGCGTCGGTCTTCCAATAGAAGATCCGGGAGGAAGTTTTATTGTCGATATCGGCGGCGGAACAACTGATATTGCGCTAATTTCTTTGGGCGGTGTTGTAGTTGGTAAGTCAATTCGCATTGCAGGTGATGAAATGGACGAAGCAATAATAAATTATGCGCGTCTAAAATATTCATTACTTTTAGGTCAGCCGACAGCTGAAAGCATTAAAATTTCTGTTGGATCAGTAGGGCAGACAAAAGAAAAATTCACAGTTGTAAGAGGCAGAGATTTGGAAACTGGTTTACCTAAATCTATCAAATTAAATAGTGAAGAAATCGGCGAAGCTCTTGCCCCAACAATAAATGAAATAGTTGGAGAAATTCGAGACATTTTAGAAGAAGCTCCTCCAGAATTGGTAGCTGACGTTATGCAAAAAGGAATTTACCTGACGGGCGGCGGCTCGCAAATTGCAGGTTTTGATAAAGCAATAGGCGAAGTTACCAAAATGCCAGTGATTGTATCTGACGATCCATTAAGCAGTGTTGTCAAAGGTGCAGGAAAACTTTTAGAAAATGAAAAGTTACTAACCCAGATTAAAGTTACTAGTGGAATAAAGTAG
- a CDS encoding O-antigen ligase family protein → MIEWLFYILFFISPLIFYPKTSEVFEFNKIVVVYIFTVLITGAWIIKSIQNKKFIFKRTILDIPLLIFIGSQIISTILSIDQRTSIFGYYSRFNGGLLSTICYALLYFAFVNNFDKEKSKKIILITLISATVVAIYGIMEHFGGSISCIFVSGKFDDNCWVQDVRTRVFATLGQPNWLAAMLTSLVPLAWYGAFQTKQQRNKIIYITLSVIFFACILFTKSRSGLLGLAAASFIFGIYYFKKYWKQLIIIGVLFLSAILIFGTDITPSIFQLAQHKQVVQTTDTSEGGTESGAIREIVWKGALQIAEHYPIFGTGVETFGYSYWQYRPIEHNTTSEWDYLYNKAHNEYLNFLANTGAVGLITYLIFIGVCIYTLRKNIALLAGFISILITNFFGFSVVIISVFTFIMPALAITLNKKNIENKQSFSLRDNQKLFIAGIFMVGGFLIFTIAKYWLADYHYNYAQNELNAGQYSDSVKDIQTAINYQPDEAIYHNEAARIFTAVTVGFLDNKQATDAAQIAPYALNESDIAFSESPRNMNIRETRMSVFLELSPFDASYTQQAINLINDTIPLSPTDPKLPLLLGKTYANEGKLDLAIQEINKSLKLKPDYADAKNALEAVEKLQNQKKK, encoded by the coding sequence ATGATTGAATGGCTTTTTTATATTTTGTTCTTTATTTCGCCCTTGATTTTTTACCCTAAAACTTCTGAAGTTTTTGAATTTAACAAAATTGTTGTTGTTTATATTTTTACAGTTTTGATTACTGGGGCCTGGATAATTAAAAGCATTCAAAACAAAAAATTTATTTTCAAAAGAACAATTCTTGATATTCCCTTATTAATTTTTATTGGCTCACAAATTATTTCGACAATTCTTTCAATAGATCAGCGAACTTCTATCTTTGGATATTATTCAAGATTTAATGGCGGATTACTTTCTACAATTTGTTATGCACTTCTCTACTTCGCATTTGTAAATAATTTTGATAAAGAGAAATCTAAAAAAATAATTTTGATAACTTTAATTTCTGCAACTGTCGTTGCCATTTATGGAATCATGGAACATTTTGGAGGAAGCATAAGTTGTATTTTTGTTAGCGGCAAATTTGATGATAATTGCTGGGTGCAGGATGTGAGAACACGCGTTTTTGCAACTTTAGGGCAGCCAAATTGGCTTGCAGCAATGCTTACTTCGCTTGTACCACTGGCGTGGTACGGCGCGTTTCAAACAAAACAACAAAGAAACAAGATAATTTATATAACACTTTCAGTAATATTTTTTGCATGTATTTTATTTACAAAATCCAGAAGCGGACTTCTTGGACTTGCAGCAGCAAGTTTTATTTTTGGAATTTATTATTTCAAAAAATATTGGAAACAATTGATTATTATTGGAGTTTTATTTTTATCTGCAATTTTAATTTTTGGAACTGATATAACACCAAGTATTTTTCAATTAGCACAACACAAACAAGTTGTGCAGACTACTGACACATCAGAAGGAGGAACAGAATCTGGAGCGATCCGCGAAATAGTTTGGAAAGGAGCTTTGCAAATTGCAGAGCATTACCCTATCTTTGGAACAGGAGTTGAAACTTTTGGATATTCTTACTGGCAATACCGACCAATTGAACACAACACAACAAGCGAATGGGATTATTTATATAACAAAGCACATAATGAATATCTTAATTTTCTCGCTAATACTGGAGCAGTTGGACTTATTACTTATTTAATTTTTATTGGGGTTTGTATTTATACTTTGCGAAAAAATATTGCCCTTCTTGCTGGTTTCATTTCCATTTTGATTACAAATTTTTTTGGATTTTCAGTTGTAATTATTTCAGTATTTACTTTTATAATGCCCGCGCTTGCAATAACTTTAAATAAAAAGAATATAGAAAATAAGCAAAGCTTCTCACTTCGTGATAACCAAAAATTATTTATTGCTGGAATATTTATGGTTGGAGGATTTTTAATTTTTACAATTGCCAAGTACTGGCTCGCTGATTATCATTACAACTATGCACAAAATGAACTTAATGCCGGGCAATATAGCGACAGCGTAAAAGATATTCAAACGGCAATAAATTATCAACCCGATGAAGCTATTTATCACAACGAAGCTGCAAGAATTTTTACAGCAGTCACTGTTGGATTTTTAGATAACAAACAAGCAACAGATGCTGCACAAATTGCGCCTTATGCATTAAACGAAAGTGATATTGCATTTAGTGAGTCACCAAGAAATATGAACATAAGAGAAACTAGAATGAGCGTATTTCTTGAACTTTCGCCCTTTGATGCAAGCTATACACAACAGGCCATTAATTTAATAAACGATACAATTCCCCTTTCGCCAACTGATCCAAAATTGCCACTTCTTCTTGGAAAAACTTATGCAAATGAAGGAAAATTAGATTTGGCAATTCAAGAAATTAATAAATCTTTAAAATTAAAACCTGATTACGCTGATGCAAAAAATGCCTTGGAAGCTGTGGAGAAACTACAAAATCAGAAGAAAAAGTAG